One segment of Rubripirellula amarantea DNA contains the following:
- a CDS encoding SpoVR family protein → MSVTPNATSTTSGLLYTGSDWNFDLLAKVHDAVEEIAVGEMGLNVYPNQIEVITSEQMLDAYASIGMPIMYPHWSYGKHYAREELLYRKGARALAYELVINSNPCVSYVMEENTMTMQTLVIAHAAFGHNHFFKNNHLFRQWTRADRVLDDLSYAKHFIASCEEKHGVMAVESLLDSAHALMNCGISKYAAPTKTNKQRELKAKERHEYEEANFSDLWRTLPQRTNNKFAPSRSTHPSSTGEGSLPACDLPEENVLRFLANHAPKLKDWQREILVIVSKNAQYFYPQRQTKLMNEGCATYVHYQIMNRLHDHGKIDDGAMLEFLHSHSSVVAQPDFDDRRFGGINPYALGFAMMRDIERICVDPDNEDRHWFPDIAGCGRPMDVLKELWAEYRDESFVLQFLSPRLIREMHLFSVSDDSRIPYLSVEAIHDESGYRQIRRSLASQYDLSRQEPEIEIVEADLSGNRRLSLVHRVRKNRLLAKEDCNRVLCHLANLWGYGVRLSEVNEEGETLERHEVVSMSMGYR, encoded by the coding sequence ATGAGTGTTACTCCTAACGCTACCTCGACCACCTCTGGTTTGCTTTACACAGGTTCCGATTGGAACTTTGACTTGCTCGCCAAGGTGCACGATGCGGTGGAAGAAATCGCCGTTGGTGAAATGGGGCTCAATGTCTACCCCAATCAAATCGAAGTTATCACCAGCGAACAAATGCTCGACGCGTATGCGTCGATTGGAATGCCGATCATGTATCCGCATTGGTCGTACGGTAAGCATTATGCCCGCGAGGAACTCTTGTATCGCAAAGGCGCTAGGGCGCTCGCTTACGAATTGGTGATCAATTCGAATCCCTGCGTCAGTTATGTGATGGAAGAGAACACGATGACGATGCAGACGCTGGTGATTGCTCATGCAGCGTTTGGGCATAACCACTTCTTCAAGAACAACCACCTATTTCGGCAATGGACACGCGCTGACCGCGTTCTCGACGACTTGAGCTACGCGAAGCACTTCATCGCTTCCTGCGAAGAGAAACATGGCGTTATGGCGGTGGAAAGCCTATTGGATTCAGCACACGCTTTGATGAATTGTGGAATTAGCAAATATGCTGCTCCCACTAAAACGAATAAGCAGCGTGAACTCAAGGCGAAGGAACGGCACGAATACGAAGAAGCTAACTTTAGCGATTTGTGGCGCACGCTACCTCAAAGAACCAACAACAAGTTTGCGCCTTCGCGATCGACGCACCCAAGTTCGACTGGCGAAGGCTCCTTGCCCGCCTGCGATCTGCCAGAAGAAAACGTGCTGCGTTTTTTAGCCAACCATGCTCCCAAGCTAAAAGACTGGCAGCGTGAAATCCTTGTGATCGTCAGCAAGAACGCTCAGTACTTTTATCCGCAACGTCAAACAAAACTAATGAATGAAGGTTGTGCCACTTACGTGCACTACCAAATCATGAACCGGCTTCACGATCATGGGAAGATCGATGACGGTGCCATGTTAGAATTCCTGCACTCTCACTCTTCCGTCGTGGCCCAACCCGATTTCGATGATCGACGATTCGGTGGCATCAATCCATACGCACTTGGGTTTGCGATGATGCGAGACATCGAGCGAATTTGCGTCGACCCCGACAACGAAGATCGACACTGGTTCCCGGATATTGCCGGTTGCGGCCGCCCGATGGATGTTCTCAAAGAACTCTGGGCCGAGTACCGCGACGAGAGCTTTGTGTTGCAGTTCTTGAGCCCTCGATTGATTCGCGAAATGCACTTGTTCAGCGTCAGCGACGACAGCAGAATCCCGTACTTGTCTGTCGAAGCCATTCACGACGAGTCCGGTTACCGACAAATTCGCCGCAGCCTTGCTTCGCAATATGATCTTTCTCGACAAGAGCCTGAAATTGAGATTGTTGAAGCGGATCTATCAGGCAATCGACGTCTATCCCTCGTTCATCGAGTCCGAAAAAATCGGTTGTTGGCAAAAGAGGACTGCAACCGGGTGCTCTGCCATCTCGCCAATTTGTGGGGCTACGGGGTTCGTCTTAGCGAGGTGAATGAAGAGGGCGAAACTCTTGAGCGACATGAAGTCGTATCCATGTCGATGGGATACCGCTAA